In a genomic window of Streptomyces sp. SJL17-4:
- a CDS encoding HNH endonuclease signature motif containing protein, which translates to MPYRCVECGNEGSWRGGSITLQIDHINGNWFDNRRENLRYLCPNCHSKTATWCRGSGRQST; encoded by the coding sequence ATCCCGTACCGCTGCGTTGAGTGCGGCAACGAAGGTTCGTGGAGAGGTGGATCCATCACACTGCAGATCGACCACATCAACGGAAACTGGTTCGACAATCGCCGGGAGAACCTCCGCTATCTGTGCCCCAACTGCCACTCGAAGACCGCAACGTGGTGCCGAGGCAGCGGCCGCCAGTCGACGTAA
- the bcp gene encoding thioredoxin-dependent thiol peroxidase has translation MSERLQPGDTAPAFTLPDADGNEVSLADHKGRKVIVYFYPAALTPGCTKQACDFTDNLDVLATAGYDVIGVSPDKPEKLAKFREKENLKVTLVGDPSKETLEAYGAFGEKKLYGKVVTGVIRSTVVVDEDGNVEHAFYNVKATGHVAKIIRDLGI, from the coding sequence ATGAGCGAGCGACTGCAGCCCGGCGACACCGCCCCCGCCTTCACCCTGCCCGACGCGGACGGCAACGAGGTCTCCCTCGCAGATCACAAGGGCCGCAAGGTCATCGTCTACTTCTACCCGGCGGCGCTGACCCCCGGCTGCACGAAGCAGGCGTGCGACTTCACGGACAACCTGGACGTGCTGGCGACGGCGGGCTACGACGTCATCGGCGTCTCGCCGGACAAGCCGGAGAAGCTGGCGAAGTTCCGCGAGAAGGAGAACCTGAAGGTCACGCTGGTCGGCGACCCGTCGAAGGAGACCCTGGAGGCGTACGGCGCCTTCGGCGAGAAGAAGCTGTACGGCAAGGTGGTGACGGGCGTGATCCGCTCGACGGTCGTCGTGGACGAGGACGGCAACGTGGAACACGCCTTCTACAACGTGAAGGCGACGGGCCACGTGGCCAAGATCATCAGGGACCTGGGCATCTGA
- a CDS encoding DUF3618 domain-containing protein, whose amino-acid sequence MSEARTPAQIEADIVRRREQLAVTLDEIGIRVHPKTIIGDAKAKVASTVDQTAGRAFVAVNRVVSDVKARFTHEDGAPRLERVVPAALVAVAVIGLLAASSRKSKR is encoded by the coding sequence GTGTCGGAGGCCAGGACCCCTGCGCAGATCGAGGCGGACATCGTCCGCCGGCGCGAGCAGCTCGCCGTCACTCTCGACGAGATCGGCATTCGGGTGCACCCCAAGACGATCATCGGGGACGCGAAGGCCAAGGTCGCCTCGACGGTCGACCAGACCGCCGGACGCGCCTTCGTCGCCGTCAACCGGGTCGTCTCGGACGTGAAGGCACGTTTCACCCATGAGGACGGCGCCCCCCGCCTGGAGCGCGTGGTGCCGGCGGCCCTCGTCGCCGTGGCGGTCATCGGGCTGCTCGCCGCGTCCTCCCGCAAGAGCAAGCGATGA
- a CDS encoding co-chaperone GroES has product MSENTHDKLPIRMLHDRVLVRTDSPEGERRSGGGILIPATAAVGRRLAWAEVVAVGQNVRTVEIGDRVLYDPEDRAEVEVRGVAYVLMRERDLHAVAADRFQGTTDSTGLYL; this is encoded by the coding sequence GTGAGCGAGAACACGCACGACAAGCTGCCCATCCGGATGCTCCACGACCGCGTCCTGGTCCGCACCGACTCCCCGGAGGGGGAGCGGCGCTCCGGCGGCGGCATCCTGATTCCGGCGACCGCAGCCGTCGGCCGGCGCCTGGCCTGGGCCGAGGTGGTCGCGGTCGGTCAGAACGTCCGGACCGTCGAGATCGGCGACCGGGTGCTGTACGACCCCGAGGACCGCGCCGAGGTCGAGGTGCGGGGTGTCGCGTACGTCCTGATGCGGGAGCGCGATCTGCACGCGGTGGCCGCGGACCGGTTCCAGGGGACGACGGACTCGACCGGGCTGTATCTGTAG
- a CDS encoding multidrug efflux SMR transporter, whose amino-acid sequence MAWVLLVVAGLLEVGWSIGMKYTDGFTRLWPSVFTGAGIVASMLLLSHAAKTLPIGTAYGVWVGIGAAGAAVLGMVVLGEPATAARIFFVCLLLVAVVGLKATSGH is encoded by the coding sequence ATGGCCTGGGTTCTTCTTGTCGTCGCGGGTCTGCTGGAAGTCGGCTGGTCGATCGGGATGAAGTACACCGACGGCTTCACGCGGCTCTGGCCGAGCGTGTTCACCGGCGCCGGGATCGTCGCCTCCATGCTGCTGCTCTCGCACGCCGCCAAGACGCTGCCGATCGGTACGGCGTACGGCGTGTGGGTGGGCATCGGCGCGGCCGGTGCGGCGGTGCTCGGCATGGTGGTGCTGGGCGAGCCGGCGACCGCCGCCCGGATCTTCTTCGTCTGTCTGCTGCTGGTCGCCGTGGTGGGACTCAAGGCGACCTCGGGTCACTGA
- a CDS encoding transglycosylase domain-containing protein — MPPSSGTSDSDAPRPARPTGWEPRDPTLSPPPPRKAKRRPRRLLRTLFGLLLLGTLLLAGAFAAGYLLVEIPPANAAALAQSNVYLYRDGSTLARDGEVNRENVRLDRVPLTVRRAVLAAEDRDFHASRAVDPKAMVRAAWNTVTGKGRQSGSTITQQYVKNYYLGQEQTLTRKAKEFFIAIKLGREKSKEDILQGYLNTSYFGRNAYGLQAAARAYYGKDVEDLDTAEGAYLASVLKAPSAYDVTTHPENRAKAVARWNYVLDGMVTEGWLTRADRAAARFPTPQTARPATGLSGQRGYLVQAVEEYLTGHGIVDEKTLAGGGFRITTTLEPAKQDALVQAVEERVMSRLDPASSPTDRYVRVGAAAVDPANGKVLALYGGVDYTQQYVNNATRRDYQVGSTFKPFVFTAAVQSGAQTQQGEPITPYTVYDGSNRRPVEGWNGTPYDPANEDDESYGEIAVGAATDLSVNAVYAQMAVDVGPGHVRRTAVALGLPGSTPDLTASPSIALGPATASVLDMATAYATLAAHGRHGTYSLVEGLSRDGQEMAVPTRPARQAVSREAADTTTSILRSVVETGTGTAAQAAGRPAAGKTGTAEDDKAAWFAGYTPELATVVALMGQDPETGRQEPLYGALGLPRINGGGAPAEIWAQFTREALAGTAPRDFDLQLMPGAEELPPVPPVPDAPDASDVPEESYELGEAGPGAASRSPRPPRGAPGQ, encoded by the coding sequence ATGCCCCCTTCCTCCGGTACGAGCGACTCCGACGCCCCCCGGCCGGCCCGCCCCACGGGCTGGGAGCCGAGGGACCCCACCCTCTCCCCTCCCCCACCACGCAAGGCGAAGCGGCGTCCCCGCCGCCTCCTGCGCACCCTCTTCGGGCTCCTGCTCCTCGGCACCCTGCTGCTCGCCGGTGCCTTCGCCGCCGGCTACCTCCTGGTGGAGATCCCGCCCGCCAACGCCGCCGCCCTCGCCCAGTCCAACGTCTACCTCTACCGGGACGGCAGCACCCTCGCCCGCGACGGCGAGGTCAACCGCGAGAACGTACGGCTCGACCGCGTCCCCCTCACCGTCCGGCGGGCCGTCCTCGCCGCCGAGGACCGCGACTTCCACGCCTCGCGCGCCGTCGACCCCAAGGCGATGGTCCGCGCCGCCTGGAACACCGTCACCGGCAAGGGCCGCCAGTCCGGTTCCACCATCACCCAGCAGTACGTCAAGAACTACTACCTGGGCCAGGAGCAGACCCTCACCCGCAAGGCGAAGGAGTTCTTCATCGCGATCAAGCTCGGCCGCGAGAAGAGCAAGGAGGACATCCTCCAGGGCTACCTGAACACCAGCTACTTCGGACGCAACGCGTACGGCCTCCAGGCCGCCGCCCGCGCCTACTACGGCAAGGACGTCGAGGACCTCGACACCGCCGAGGGCGCGTACCTCGCCTCCGTCCTCAAGGCCCCCAGCGCCTACGACGTCACCACCCACCCCGAGAACCGCGCCAAGGCCGTCGCCCGCTGGAACTACGTCCTCGACGGCATGGTCACCGAAGGCTGGCTCACCCGCGCCGACCGTGCCGCCGCCCGCTTCCCCACCCCCCAGACCGCCCGCCCCGCGACCGGCCTCTCCGGCCAGCGCGGCTACCTCGTGCAGGCCGTCGAGGAGTACCTGACCGGGCACGGGATCGTCGACGAGAAGACCCTCGCCGGCGGCGGCTTCCGCATCACCACCACCCTCGAACCCGCCAAGCAGGACGCGCTCGTCCAGGCCGTCGAGGAGCGGGTCATGTCCCGGCTCGACCCGGCGAGCTCCCCCACCGACCGGTACGTACGGGTCGGCGCGGCGGCCGTCGACCCGGCGAACGGCAAGGTCCTCGCCCTGTACGGCGGCGTCGACTACACCCAGCAGTACGTCAACAACGCCACCCGCCGCGACTACCAGGTCGGCTCCACCTTCAAGCCCTTCGTCTTCACCGCGGCGGTCCAGAGCGGCGCCCAGACGCAGCAGGGCGAGCCGATCACCCCGTACACCGTGTACGACGGAAGCAACCGGCGCCCGGTCGAGGGCTGGAACGGCACCCCGTACGACCCCGCCAACGAGGACGACGAGAGTTACGGCGAGATCGCCGTCGGCGCCGCGACCGACCTGTCGGTCAACGCCGTGTACGCCCAGATGGCCGTCGACGTCGGCCCCGGGCACGTACGACGCACCGCCGTCGCCCTCGGCCTGCCCGGCTCCACCCCCGACCTCACCGCCTCCCCCTCCATCGCACTCGGCCCCGCCACGGCGAGCGTCCTGGACATGGCGACGGCGTACGCGACCCTCGCCGCGCACGGCAGGCACGGTACGTACTCCCTCGTCGAGGGCCTCAGCAGGGACGGCCAGGAGATGGCCGTGCCGACCCGCCCTGCCCGGCAGGCGGTGAGCCGCGAGGCCGCCGACACGACGACGTCGATCCTGCGGAGCGTCGTCGAGACGGGCACGGGAACGGCCGCGCAGGCCGCCGGGCGGCCCGCCGCCGGCAAGACGGGCACGGCGGAGGACGACAAGGCCGCCTGGTTCGCCGGCTACACCCCGGAACTCGCCACGGTCGTCGCCCTGATGGGCCAGGACCCGGAGACGGGCCGGCAGGAACCGCTGTACGGCGCCCTCGGACTGCCCCGGATCAACGGAGGCGGGGCGCCCGCCGAGATCTGGGCCCAGTTCACCCGCGAGGCACTGGCGGGAACGGCACCGCGGGACTTCGACCTCCAGCTGATGCCGGGGGCGGAGGAACTGCCGCCGGTCCCGCCGGTGCCGGATGCCCCCGATGCCTCTGACGTTCCCGAGGAATCGTACGAACTGGGCGAGGCGGGCCCGGGAGCGGCGTCACGCAGCCCCCGGCCCCCTCGCGGTGCACCAGGTCAGTGA
- a CDS encoding ABC-2 family transporter protein, which produces MRLYATVAAGGFRRHATYRVATAAGVFTNTVFGFILSYTYIALWDERPQLGGYSMDDALAYVWIGQALITVCGMMGGGFEDELIERIRTGDIAVDLYRPADLQIWWFSANLGRSAYQLLGRGIAPMAAGWLAFRFTLPAGPGSWLAFMVAVALGSTVGFAIWYLVAMSAFWLMDGQGVVQVAWLGGLFFSGMLLPLNVFPGALGEVARVLPWASLLQVPADVYLGTYEGWELAGAYAFQGGWALVLLGAGRAVQAAATRKVVVQGG; this is translated from the coding sequence CTGCGGCTGTACGCGACGGTGGCCGCGGGCGGCTTCCGGCGCCATGCCACCTACCGGGTGGCGACGGCGGCGGGGGTGTTCACCAACACCGTCTTCGGCTTCATCCTGTCGTACACGTACATCGCCCTCTGGGACGAGCGCCCGCAGCTCGGCGGCTACTCGATGGACGACGCCCTCGCGTACGTGTGGATCGGGCAGGCGCTGATCACGGTCTGCGGGATGATGGGCGGAGGCTTCGAGGACGAGCTGATCGAGCGGATCAGGACCGGCGACATCGCGGTCGACCTCTACCGCCCCGCCGACCTCCAGATCTGGTGGTTCTCGGCCAACCTGGGCAGATCCGCCTACCAGTTGCTCGGCCGCGGGATCGCCCCGATGGCGGCCGGCTGGCTCGCCTTCCGCTTCACGCTGCCGGCCGGGCCGGGGTCGTGGCTCGCCTTCATGGTGGCCGTGGCGCTGGGCTCGACGGTCGGATTCGCGATCTGGTACCTGGTGGCGATGAGCGCGTTCTGGCTGATGGACGGTCAGGGCGTGGTGCAGGTGGCCTGGCTGGGCGGCCTGTTCTTCTCGGGGATGCTGCTCCCGCTGAACGTCTTCCCGGGCGCGCTCGGCGAGGTCGCCCGGGTGCTGCCGTGGGCGTCGCTGCTCCAGGTGCCGGCCGATGTGTACCTGGGGACGTACGAGGGCTGGGAGCTCGCCGGGGCGTACGCCTTCCAGGGCGGCTGGGCGCTGGTGCTGCTCGGCGCGGGCCGGGCGGTGCAGGCGGCGGCGACGCGGAAGGTGGTGGTGCAGGGTGGATGA
- a CDS encoding ABC transporter permease, producing MVAGMWIRSTMTYRASFALTVVTNFCVTFFDFVVILLMFGQVEGLGGFAFAEVALLYGTAGTAFGIADLTMGSLQRMGSRVRDGSLDTFLMRPAPLLAQVAGDKFALRRFGRVTQGLLVLVWSLCLLDVAWTPVKLVLLPVTVVSGAVIFGAVMVLGASVLFWMQDAAEVTNSFTYGGNTLLQYPPTIFAKDLVRGVVYVVPLAFVNWLPALYVLDRPAPAGVPEWAAFASPLVAAVCCGVAGLAWRAGIRAYRSTGS from the coding sequence ATGGTCGCGGGCATGTGGATCCGCTCGACGATGACGTACCGCGCCTCCTTCGCGCTCACGGTCGTCACCAACTTCTGCGTCACCTTCTTCGACTTCGTCGTCATCCTCCTGATGTTTGGTCAGGTGGAGGGTCTCGGCGGTTTCGCGTTCGCGGAGGTGGCCCTCCTGTACGGGACGGCGGGCACGGCGTTCGGGATCGCGGACCTGACGATGGGCTCGCTCCAGCGGATGGGGTCGCGGGTCAGGGACGGCTCGCTCGACACGTTCCTGATGCGGCCGGCGCCGCTGCTCGCGCAGGTGGCGGGGGACAAGTTCGCGCTGCGGAGGTTCGGCCGGGTGACGCAGGGGCTGCTGGTCCTGGTGTGGAGCCTGTGCCTGCTGGACGTGGCGTGGACGCCGGTGAAGCTGGTGCTGCTGCCGGTGACGGTGGTGTCCGGGGCGGTGATCTTCGGCGCCGTGATGGTGCTGGGGGCCTCGGTGCTGTTCTGGATGCAGGACGCGGCGGAGGTGACGAACTCCTTCACGTACGGCGGGAACACCCTCCTCCAGTACCCGCCGACGATCTTCGCGAAGGACCTGGTGCGGGGTGTGGTGTACGTCGTACCGCTCGCGTTCGTGAACTGGCTGCCGGCGCTGTACGTGCTGGACCGGCCGGCTCCGGCGGGGGTGCCGGAGTGGGCGGCGTTCGCGTCGCCGCTGGTGGCGGCGGTGTGCTGCGGGGTGGCGGGGCTGGCGTGGCGGGCCGGGATCCGCGCGTACCGATCGACAGGAAGCTGA
- a CDS encoding ATP-binding cassette domain-containing protein encodes MSFIELENLEKVFTVRRKAGLLRRERKEVRAVDGISFAVERGEMVGYIGPNGAGKSTTIKMLTGILTPSGGRLRVAGIDPARERTRLAQRIGVVFGQRTTLWWDLPLRDSYRLMHRMYRIPDARFRENLDRCVELLELAELLEVPVRQLSLGQRMRGDIAAALLHDPEVLYLDEPTIGLDVVSKARVREFLSHLNTTQGTTVLLTTHDLTDIEQLCSRVMVIDHGRLMYDGELAGLHAVGESERLLVVDLERELPPIADVQGARFVRSEGPRQWLAFPATTSAAPLVAAVAAKYPLLDLSVREPDIETVIAKMYGGTRDERRESLM; translated from the coding sequence GTGTCGTTCATCGAACTGGAGAACCTGGAGAAGGTCTTCACGGTCCGCCGCAAAGCCGGCCTCCTCCGCCGCGAGAGGAAGGAGGTCAGGGCGGTCGACGGCATCAGCTTCGCCGTCGAGCGCGGGGAGATGGTCGGCTACATCGGCCCGAACGGCGCGGGGAAGTCGACGACGATCAAGATGCTGACGGGCATCCTCACCCCCAGCGGCGGCCGGCTGCGGGTCGCGGGCATCGATCCGGCGCGCGAACGCACCCGTCTCGCGCAACGGATCGGGGTGGTCTTCGGCCAGCGGACGACGCTCTGGTGGGACCTGCCGCTGAGGGACTCGTACCGGCTGATGCACCGGATGTACCGCATCCCCGACGCCCGCTTCCGGGAGAACCTGGACCGGTGCGTGGAACTCCTGGAGCTGGCGGAGCTGCTGGAGGTCCCCGTACGGCAGCTGTCGCTGGGGCAGCGGATGCGCGGGGACATCGCGGCGGCGCTCCTCCACGACCCGGAGGTGCTGTACCTCGACGAGCCGACGATCGGCCTCGACGTGGTGTCGAAGGCGAGGGTGAGGGAGTTCCTGAGCCACCTCAACACCACCCAGGGCACGACGGTCCTGCTGACCACCCACGACCTCACGGACATCGAGCAGCTGTGCTCGCGGGTGATGGTGATCGACCACGGGCGGCTGATGTACGACGGCGAGCTGGCGGGCCTGCACGCGGTGGGCGAGAGCGAGCGGCTCCTGGTGGTGGACCTGGAGCGGGAACTGCCGCCGATCGCGGACGTGCAGGGAGCCCGCTTCGTGCGGTCCGAGGGCCCCCGCCAGTGGCTCGCCTTCCCGGCGACGACGTCGGCGGCACCGCTGGTGGCGGCGGTGGCGGCGAAGTATCCCCTGCTCGACCTGTCGGTGCGGGAGCCGGACATCGAGACGGTGATCGCGAAGATGTACGGGGGAACTCGGGACGAGCGCCGGGAGTCCCTGATGTAG